One genomic region from Myxocyprinus asiaticus isolate MX2 ecotype Aquarium Trade chromosome 27, UBuf_Myxa_2, whole genome shotgun sequence encodes:
- the LOC127417649 gene encoding ras-related protein Rab-33B-like produces MADIESSFEFSSSFTSSSLPPPRTRIFKIIVIGDSGVGKTCLTYRFCAGKFPDKTEATIGVDFREKIVEIDGEKIKVQLWDTAGQERFRKSMVQHYYRNVHAVVFVYDVTNAASFRNLPAWIEECRHHALGQEVPRILVGNKCDLRHAAQVSTDVAQQFADAHSMPLFETSAKNPFGNDDGSRNNSDHVEAIFMTVAHKLKSQKPLMLSQPPSRAGDTVTLRRREEEDRGAWGCSC; encoded by the exons ATGGCAGATATCGAGTCCTCTTTTGAATTCAGCTCATCTTTTACTAGTTCCTCGCTGCCTCCCCCAAGGACGCGAATCTTTAAGATCATCGTCATCGGAGACTCCGGAGTCGGCAAGACGTGCCTCACCTACAGATTCTGTGCGGGCAAGTTTCCAGACAAGACTGAGGCTACTATCGGGGTGGATTTTAGGGAGAAGATCGTCGAAATAGACGGCGAGAAAATCAAG GTCCAGTTGTGGGACACTGCAGGCCAGGAGCGCTTCCGTAAGAGCATGGTGCAGCATTACTACCGTAATGTCCATGCTGTGGTGTTCGTTTATGATGTCACAAATGCTGCTAGTTTCCGGAATCTTCCGGCGTGGATCGAGGAGTGCCGTCATCATGCTCTGGGTCAGGAGGTGCCCAGAATCCTGGTCGGCAACAAATGTGACCTGCGCCACGCCGCTCAAGTAAGCACTGATGTAGCACAGCAGTTTGCTGATGCCCACTCAATGCCTCTGTTCGAGACCTCAGCCAAGAACCCCTTTGGAAACGATGATGGCAGTCGGAACAATAGCGACCATGTCGAggccatttttatgactgtggCGCACAAGCTGAAATCTCAGAAACCACTGATGTTAAGCCAGCCACCTAGCCGAGCGGGAGATACGGTCACTCTTAGGAGGCGGGAGGAGGAGGACAGGGGAGCCTGGGGTTGTAGCTGCTAA